A part of Numenius arquata chromosome 2, bNumArq3.hap1.1, whole genome shotgun sequence genomic DNA contains:
- the MEA1 gene encoding male-enhanced antigen 1: MAVVGSMGPERVCPEEPGPPEAPDGAAGWSGDEEEEEEEEEEEGGGGGYLYQPLSQEPEQGPGEAGLTAAAPAGCTEPGPGLRERLQMLRLHLPDPPADSEEEEAAAAAAEGGAAQNSRSSIPMDAEHVELVKRTMAGVKLPTLGIPAWASQISEDQWKDVVQRTLQARQSLGGPRPEWK, from the exons ATGGCGGTGGTGGGGAGTATGGGGCCGGAGCGGGTGTGTCCCGAGGAGCCGGGGCCGCCAGAGGCCCCCGACGGTGCGGCGGGCTGGAGCGgcgatgaggaagaggaggaagaggaggaggaggaggaaggtggcggCGGCGGGTACTTGTACCAGCCGCTGAGCCAGGAGCCGGAGCAGGGCCCCGGTGAGGCGGGTCTCACCGCTGCCGCCCCGGCGGGTTGCACCGAGCCGGGCCCCGGCCTGCGGGAGCGGCTGCAG ATGCTGAGGCTGCACCTGCCTGACCCGCCGGCggacagcgaggaggaggaggcggcggcggcggcggcagaagGTGGTGCCGCTCAGAACAGCCGTAGCTCCATCCCCATGGATGCAG AGCATGTGGAGCTGGTGAAAAGGACGATGGCCGGCGTGAAGCTTCCCACCCTGGGCATCCCCGCCTGGGCCAGCCAGATCTCAGAGGACCAGTGGAAGGACGTGGTGCAGCGCACGCTGCAGGCCCGGCAGAGCCTCGGTGGCCCCAGGCCCGAGTGGAAGTGA